In the Vespa crabro chromosome 10, iyVesCrab1.2, whole genome shotgun sequence genome, one interval contains:
- the LOC124427476 gene encoding protein Wnt-11b-1-like isoform X1: MHLTKGSVPKVCLLLLLFFLQGGRCIKWLALGRMADARTWTKDSCTNAKSSGLLERKQARACRATPDVMPSLVQAARDTSIVCQQAFRHRRWNCSSIEGAPNYTPELLTGTREQAFVYAMSAAAAVWRLARGCALGNLAACSCATPPRKEPPSPSALVSSSSLATATMSFGGLTGRNTFKWGGCGDDVRSASRMAKRFLQGATPPGTGPTAKFLHAVNMHNNRAGRRAVEQSLTLECKCHGVSGSCSVRTCWRGLGSSGPSVAGTRLLRRYATAAEVKPRSGGRLPPLYHHDNLLYTTKSPDYCLPDKKRGSLGTIGRQCNGSSTGYEGCEYLCCGRGHVTRTEEILERCNCKYISCCYVKCKTCRRIVETYECN, encoded by the exons AGCTCTCGGTCGCATGGCCGATGCTCGAACGTGGACAAAGGACTCTTGCACCAACGCCAAGAGCTCTGGTCTTCTCGAAAGAAAACAGGCGCGAGCTTGCAGGGCAACTCCCGATGTAATGCCTAGTCTGGTCCAAGCCGCGAGGGATACTTCGATCGTTTGTCAACAAGCATTCAGACATCGTCGTTGGAATTGTAGTAGCATCGAGGGTGCTCCTAATTATACTCCCGAATTACTAACAG GAACGAGAGAGCAAGCATTCGTTTATGCGATGTCGGCGGCAGCGGCTGTCTGGAGATTGGCAAGGGGTTGTGCATTAGGCAACTTAGCGGCTTGCTCCTGTGCAACACCACCAAGAAAGGAGCCACCTTCTCCATCGGCCTTAGTATCTTCCTCCTCGCTAGCGACGGCAACTATGTCATTTGGTGGACTAACCGGTAGGAATACATTCAAGTGGGGTGGTTGCGGTGACGACGTTAGATCTGCCTCGAGGATGGCCAAAAGATTTCTTCAGGGTGCGACTCCTCCGGGTACCGGACCAACAGCCAAATTTTTACACGCCGTTAATATGCATAACAACAGAGCCGGACGAAGA GCAGTGGAGCAGTCATTAACTTTGGAGTGCAAATGCCACGGCGTTTCCGGTTCTTGCAGCGTCCGTACTTGTTGGAGAGGTTTAGGTTCTTCCGGTCCTTCCGTAGCTGGAACTCGTCTTCTTCGAAGGTATGCCACCGCCGCCGAAGTTAAACCTAGATCCGGTGGTAGGCTGCCACCTCTCTATCATCACGATAATCTATTGTATACCACCAAGAGTCCAGATTATTGTCTTCCGGACAAGAAAAGGGGTAGCCTTGGAACCATAGGCAG GCAATGTAATGGCAGTAGCACGGGTTACGAGGGTTGCGAGTATCTTTGTTGCGGTCGAGGTCACGTTACGAGAACCGAAGAGATTCTCGAAAGATGCAATTGCAAGTACATAAGTTGCTGCTACGTCAAGTGCAAGACATGTAGAAGAATCGTGGAGACTTACGAGTGCAATTGA
- the LOC124427476 gene encoding protein Wnt-11b-2-like isoform X2, translated as MADARTWTKDSCTNAKSSGLLERKQARACRATPDVMPSLVQAARDTSIVCQQAFRHRRWNCSSIEGAPNYTPELLTGTREQAFVYAMSAAAAVWRLARGCALGNLAACSCATPPRKEPPSPSALVSSSSLATATMSFGGLTGRNTFKWGGCGDDVRSASRMAKRFLQGATPPGTGPTAKFLHAVNMHNNRAGRRAVEQSLTLECKCHGVSGSCSVRTCWRGLGSSGPSVAGTRLLRRYATAAEVKPRSGGRLPPLYHHDNLLYTTKSPDYCLPDKKRGSLGTIGRQCNGSSTGYEGCEYLCCGRGHVTRTEEILERCNCKYISCCYVKCKTCRRIVETYECN; from the exons ATGGCCGATGCTCGAACGTGGACAAAGGACTCTTGCACCAACGCCAAGAGCTCTGGTCTTCTCGAAAGAAAACAGGCGCGAGCTTGCAGGGCAACTCCCGATGTAATGCCTAGTCTGGTCCAAGCCGCGAGGGATACTTCGATCGTTTGTCAACAAGCATTCAGACATCGTCGTTGGAATTGTAGTAGCATCGAGGGTGCTCCTAATTATACTCCCGAATTACTAACAG GAACGAGAGAGCAAGCATTCGTTTATGCGATGTCGGCGGCAGCGGCTGTCTGGAGATTGGCAAGGGGTTGTGCATTAGGCAACTTAGCGGCTTGCTCCTGTGCAACACCACCAAGAAAGGAGCCACCTTCTCCATCGGCCTTAGTATCTTCCTCCTCGCTAGCGACGGCAACTATGTCATTTGGTGGACTAACCGGTAGGAATACATTCAAGTGGGGTGGTTGCGGTGACGACGTTAGATCTGCCTCGAGGATGGCCAAAAGATTTCTTCAGGGTGCGACTCCTCCGGGTACCGGACCAACAGCCAAATTTTTACACGCCGTTAATATGCATAACAACAGAGCCGGACGAAGA GCAGTGGAGCAGTCATTAACTTTGGAGTGCAAATGCCACGGCGTTTCCGGTTCTTGCAGCGTCCGTACTTGTTGGAGAGGTTTAGGTTCTTCCGGTCCTTCCGTAGCTGGAACTCGTCTTCTTCGAAGGTATGCCACCGCCGCCGAAGTTAAACCTAGATCCGGTGGTAGGCTGCCACCTCTCTATCATCACGATAATCTATTGTATACCACCAAGAGTCCAGATTATTGTCTTCCGGACAAGAAAAGGGGTAGCCTTGGAACCATAGGCAG GCAATGTAATGGCAGTAGCACGGGTTACGAGGGTTGCGAGTATCTTTGTTGCGGTCGAGGTCACGTTACGAGAACCGAAGAGATTCTCGAAAGATGCAATTGCAAGTACATAAGTTGCTGCTACGTCAAGTGCAAGACATGTAGAAGAATCGTGGAGACTTACGAGTGCAATTGA
- the LOC124427475 gene encoding EF-hand domain-containing family member C2 isoform X1 encodes MLRAPVLPCLPGFSFDRNLGRTKFHRSQYFDKIHNDVYYLTEKKSDFGRYPSIYPRGEVQELPPWIAYDGQRLMFEAYYQETVQERWKSSFQIRVVTISFFLEDGTMKISEPIVDNSGLEQGVLVRRQRIPMPDPIRYKFYDIIDLNIGKEPEIFGRVYKIVNCDKFTRRFLNRMGIPVPDPIKIPIDPYIEARKIPTFPKKPKSHKLDHLRNFLKYDRQVLRFYGYWDDTESVHGIIHDLEIHYYLADGTMEIKENVAANSGRDSGFMLVKRMKIPKFYSGLDPIGAGDPYTILNVIGDDINQSHMMIDALNTGETKKVYYKDNELSIGAKMNIFGRIVIITDMDAFTKEYYRTKYGLNDFTALEKPQKKDEICQPVERYIPPYNGFGTYEDSLGNCLSIIPKAPQTDFIKFLYYDKQGFDSHVLRFRAQMISKIPENLERQFIVRYYLTDDSISIFELTKRNSGFRRCLFLKKMPVMLPKQNIFSSKKPEYYKPKDFYIGACLNIHEFYFSIISADIYALRYMELNSKMFPKANIKLIMEKLKETLTPVYKEFIQNHSPPSIPADHKVQTLEYDKFKKALCIYLGDKITEHEIITIARHYSSHEKKEFHTREYVRQLVHTELHRNIWNEAVRLKEDLLHWDRGRTGYLPRNTVYTVLRSCRIPLDIELINSILDHLRKDTDGKIDYNDLMEFIDVKINPLPPAIPINIKTALWWASEKEPDCGAGIDWHCFIKDLNIKSDDDTLEFNEDKEKENCEAKK; translated from the exons atgttacggGCACCTGTATTACCTTGTCTGCCTGGATTCAGCTTTGATAGGAAC CTCGGCCGTACAAAATTTCATAGAAGTCAATACTTCGACAAAATACATAATGACGTTTATTATCTTACGGAAAAGAAGTCCGATTTCGGTCGTTATCCATCGATTTACCCACGCGGTGAAGTACAGGAGTTACCACCATGGATAGCATACGATGGCCAA AGATTGATGTTCGAAGCGTATTACCAAGAGACCGTACAAGAAAGATGGAAATCCTCTTTTCAAATTCGCGTGGTTACGATAAGCTTTTTCTTAGAAGACGggacaatgaaaatatcggaACCAATCGTAGATAATAGTGGCTTAGAACAAG GTGTTCTGGTAAGACGTCAAAGAATTCCAATGCCTGATCCAATAAGATacaaattttatgatattatcgatttaaatatCGGTAAAGAACCAGAGATATTTGGTAGGGTATACAAAATCGTAAATTGTGATAAATTTACAAGACGATTTTTAAATCGCATGGGAATACCAGTACCGGATCCTATAAAAATCCCGATAGATCCATACATTGAAGCACGAAAAATC cCAACATTTccaaaaaaaccaaaaagtcACAAACTCGATCATCTTCGTAATTTTCTAAAGTACGATAGACAAGTACTTAGATTTTATGGATATTGGGACGATACAGAAAGTGTTCATGGTATTATACATGATCttgaaattcattattatcttgcTGACGGTACGATGGAGATCAAGGAAAATGTAGCAGCCAATTCTGGAAGAGATTCTGGATTTATGCTtgttaaaagaatgaaaataccAAAA ttttattcgGGTTTGGATCCAATCGGTGCGGGTGATCCCTATACGATTTTGAATGTAATAGGTGATGATATTAATCAAAGCCATATGATGATAGACGCCTTGAATACgggagaaacgaagaaagtgtattataaggataatgaatTATCTATAGGTgctaaaatgaatatttttggaAGAATTGTCATTATAACGGATATGGATGCGTTCACAAAGGAATATTACAg aacCAAATATGGCTTAAACGATTTTACTGCATTGGAAAAACCGCAAAAGAAAGATGAGATATGTCAACCGGTAGAGAGATATATACCACCCTATAATGGCTTCGGTACTTACGAAGATTCACTTGGAAATTGTCTATCAATAATACCGAAAGCACCACAAacagattttattaaatttctatattacgataa GCAGGGCTTCGACAGTCATGTTTTAAGATTCAGAGCACAAATGATTTCGAAAATACCAGAAAATTTAGAGAGACAATTTATCGTAAGATATTATCTTACAGATGATTCGATATCTATATTTGAATTGACGAAAAGAAATTCAG gaTTTAGAAGGtgtttatttttgaaaaaaatgccTGTAATGCTTCCTAAACAGAATATATTCTCGAGTAAAAAGCCAGAATATTATAAGccaaaagatttttatatcgGAGCATGCTTGAATATACATGAGTTTTATTTCTCGATTATATCGGCCGATATTTATGCTCTTCGTTACATGGAATTAAATAGTAAAATg TTTCCAAAGGCAAATATCAAATTGATCATGGAAAAACTTAAAGAAACATTAACGCCTGTATACAAGGAATTTATTCAAAATCATTCACCGCCTTCAATCCCGGCTGATCATAAAGTTCAAACGTTGGagtatgataaatttaaaaaggcATTGTGCATATACTTAGGGGATAAAATAACGGAGCacgaaataattacaattgcCAGGCATTATTCCTctcacgaaaagaaagaatttcatACGAGAGAATATGTTAG ACAATTGGTTCACACTGAACTTCATCGAAATATATGGAACGAAGCTGTTCGATTAAAGGAGGATCTTTTGCATTGGGATAGAGGAAGAACCGGTTACTTACCTCGAAACACGGTTTATACTGTTTTACGTAGTTGCAGAATACCTCTTGACATCGAACTGATAAATTCGATATTGGATCA ctTACGCAAAGATACGGATGGTAAAATAGATTACAACGATCTAATGGAATTTATCGACGTTAAAATCAATCCTTTGCCTCCTGCGATTCCTATAAATATTaag ACAGCATTATGGTGGGCGTCAGAGAAAGAACCGGATTGTGGAGCCGGTATAGATTGGCATTGCTTTATAAAGGATCTCAATATAAAAAGCGACGATGACACGTTAGAATTCaacgaagataaagaaaaagaaaattgtgaagcgaagaaatga
- the LOC124427475 gene encoding EF-hand domain-containing family member C2 isoform X2 has protein sequence MPDPIRYKFYDIIDLNIGKEPEIFGRVYKIVNCDKFTRRFLNRMGIPVPDPIKIPIDPYIEARKIPTFPKKPKSHKLDHLRNFLKYDRQVLRFYGYWDDTESVHGIIHDLEIHYYLADGTMEIKENVAANSGRDSGFMLVKRMKIPKFYSGLDPIGAGDPYTILNVIGDDINQSHMMIDALNTGETKKVYYKDNELSIGAKMNIFGRIVIITDMDAFTKEYYRTKYGLNDFTALEKPQKKDEICQPVERYIPPYNGFGTYEDSLGNCLSIIPKAPQTDFIKFLYYDKQGFDSHVLRFRAQMISKIPENLERQFIVRYYLTDDSISIFELTKRNSGFRRCLFLKKMPVMLPKQNIFSSKKPEYYKPKDFYIGACLNIHEFYFSIISADIYALRYMELNSKMFPKANIKLIMEKLKETLTPVYKEFIQNHSPPSIPADHKVQTLEYDKFKKALCIYLGDKITEHEIITIARHYSSHEKKEFHTREYVRQLVHTELHRNIWNEAVRLKEDLLHWDRGRTGYLPRNTVYTVLRSCRIPLDIELINSILDHLRKDTDGKIDYNDLMEFIDVKINPLPPAIPINIKVFILLFVETLYLTRFFSFFFFFFFINNLLSDSIMVGVRERTGLWSRYRLALLYKGSQYKKRR, from the exons ATGCCTGATCCAATAAGATacaaattttatgatattatcgatttaaatatCGGTAAAGAACCAGAGATATTTGGTAGGGTATACAAAATCGTAAATTGTGATAAATTTACAAGACGATTTTTAAATCGCATGGGAATACCAGTACCGGATCCTATAAAAATCCCGATAGATCCATACATTGAAGCACGAAAAATC cCAACATTTccaaaaaaaccaaaaagtcACAAACTCGATCATCTTCGTAATTTTCTAAAGTACGATAGACAAGTACTTAGATTTTATGGATATTGGGACGATACAGAAAGTGTTCATGGTATTATACATGATCttgaaattcattattatcttgcTGACGGTACGATGGAGATCAAGGAAAATGTAGCAGCCAATTCTGGAAGAGATTCTGGATTTATGCTtgttaaaagaatgaaaataccAAAA ttttattcgGGTTTGGATCCAATCGGTGCGGGTGATCCCTATACGATTTTGAATGTAATAGGTGATGATATTAATCAAAGCCATATGATGATAGACGCCTTGAATACgggagaaacgaagaaagtgtattataaggataatgaatTATCTATAGGTgctaaaatgaatatttttggaAGAATTGTCATTATAACGGATATGGATGCGTTCACAAAGGAATATTACAg aacCAAATATGGCTTAAACGATTTTACTGCATTGGAAAAACCGCAAAAGAAAGATGAGATATGTCAACCGGTAGAGAGATATATACCACCCTATAATGGCTTCGGTACTTACGAAGATTCACTTGGAAATTGTCTATCAATAATACCGAAAGCACCACAAacagattttattaaatttctatattacgataa GCAGGGCTTCGACAGTCATGTTTTAAGATTCAGAGCACAAATGATTTCGAAAATACCAGAAAATTTAGAGAGACAATTTATCGTAAGATATTATCTTACAGATGATTCGATATCTATATTTGAATTGACGAAAAGAAATTCAG gaTTTAGAAGGtgtttatttttgaaaaaaatgccTGTAATGCTTCCTAAACAGAATATATTCTCGAGTAAAAAGCCAGAATATTATAAGccaaaagatttttatatcgGAGCATGCTTGAATATACATGAGTTTTATTTCTCGATTATATCGGCCGATATTTATGCTCTTCGTTACATGGAATTAAATAGTAAAATg TTTCCAAAGGCAAATATCAAATTGATCATGGAAAAACTTAAAGAAACATTAACGCCTGTATACAAGGAATTTATTCAAAATCATTCACCGCCTTCAATCCCGGCTGATCATAAAGTTCAAACGTTGGagtatgataaatttaaaaaggcATTGTGCATATACTTAGGGGATAAAATAACGGAGCacgaaataattacaattgcCAGGCATTATTCCTctcacgaaaagaaagaatttcatACGAGAGAATATGTTAG ACAATTGGTTCACACTGAACTTCATCGAAATATATGGAACGAAGCTGTTCGATTAAAGGAGGATCTTTTGCATTGGGATAGAGGAAGAACCGGTTACTTACCTCGAAACACGGTTTATACTGTTTTACGTAGTTGCAGAATACCTCTTGACATCGAACTGATAAATTCGATATTGGATCA ctTACGCAAAGATACGGATGGTAAAATAGATTACAACGATCTAATGGAATTTATCGACGTTAAAATCAATCCTTTGCCTCCTGCGATTCCTATAAATATTaaggtatttattttattatttgttgagACGTTATATTTGacacgttttttttctttttttttttttttttttttcattaataatctcTTGTCAGACAGCATTATGGTGGGCGTCAGAGAAAGAACCGGATTGTGGAGCCGGTATAGATTGGCATTGCTTTATAAAGGATCTCAATATAAAAAGCGACGATGA